In a genomic window of Clavelina lepadiformis chromosome 7, kaClaLepa1.1, whole genome shotgun sequence:
- the LOC143465908 gene encoding 3-hydroxyisobutyrate dehydrogenase, mitochondrial-like translates to MALLACRHHFTMNARTSWKLWKQMLNRNSSTVGFIGLGNMGGPMALNLLNKSHKVIAYDVMDAAIKPVATAGAQIAGSPAEVAETANQIITMLPNSSHVQEAYCGKEGILQSVQKNSLLIDCSTIDPVVSKNVANSAKEKFATYVDAPVSGGVGAAKGATLTFMVGGEREEFERAKEILQHIGKNVVHCGEVGTGNAAKICNNMLLAISMIGVSEAMNLGVRLGLDTKVLAGIINTSSGRCWSSDTYNPVPGVIAGVPSNNNYQGGFGTALMTKDLGLAQQAASDTKSVTSLGSSALQIYRLLCEKGYAEKDFSSIFDYISKPVDMK, encoded by the exons ATGGCACTTTTAGCATGCAGACATCACTTTACAATGAATGCAAGGACATCATGGAAATTGTGGAAGCAAATGCTCAATCGGAATAGT TCCACAGTTGGATTTATTGGACTCGGTAACATGGGAGGTCCAATGGCACTAAATCTACTAAACAAGAGCCATAAGGTTATTGCTTATGATGTGATGGATGCAGCCATTAAGCCAGTTGCAACAGCAGGGGCACAG ATAGCAGGAAGCCCAGCAGAAGTAGCAGAAACTGCTAATCAAATTATTACCATGTTACCAAACAGCTCGCATGTACAGGAGGCCTATTGTGGAAAAGAAGGAATATTGCAATCAGTGCAAAAGAACAGTTTACTGATAGATTGCTCTACTATTGATCCTGTTGTATCAAAGAATGTTGCAAACAGTGCAAAGGAGAAATTTGCCACATATGTGGATGCCCCTGTGTCAG GTGGGGTAGGTGCAGCAAAAGGAGCTACCTTAACCTTCATGGTAGGAGGTGAGAGAGAAGAATTTGAAAGAGCTAAGGAAATCTTGCAACACATTGGAAAAAACGTGGTGCATTGTGGAGAGGTCGGAACAGGAAACGCtgcaaaaatttgcaacaatatGCTGCTTGCCATTTCAATGATTGGTGTCTCAGAAGCAATGAATCTTGGTGTAAG GTTGGGTTTGGATACCAAGGTTCTGGCTGGAATAATAAACACATCAAGTGGTCGGTGTTGGTCTTCCGATACTTACAATCCTGTTCCTGGTGTTATTGCTGGTGTTCcaagtaataataattatcaaGGAGGTTTCGGAACAGCTCTCATGACAAAA GATTTAGGTCTGGCACAGCAAGCGGCGAGTGACACAAAATCAGTTACATCTCTTGGTTCATCAGCTCTCCAGATATATCGATTGCTCTGCGAAAAAGGTTATGCcgaaaaagatttttcttccatttttgaTTACATCAGCAAACCAGTAGATATGAAGTGA
- the LOC143465465 gene encoding protein canopy homolog 2-like has protein sequence MRTFVFFCLLSIYSAYGAKNKELYCGTCKAIVNELEHSISKVDPKKTINVGSYRVNPDGKTRTIQKSFARSEAHLTDLLESVCGEISENYVEAKDSKTGKKSLKRMVTHDGKMSSDVDFSQLMQETQAQGDAPPDTKSKKVKFACETIIEDFEDEILHHFKNGHEDASMKICADVADYCDAEETNKDEL, from the exons ATGAgaacttttgttttcttttgtcttCTTAGTATTTATTCTGCTTATGGGGCAAAGAATAAGGAATTGTATTGTGGAA CATGTAAAGCCATTGTGAATGAGCTGGAGCACAGCATCAGTAAAGTCGATCCTAAGAAAACGATTAATGTTGGAAGTTATCGTGTTAATCCAGATGGAAAAACAAGGACAATTCAG AAATCTTTTGCCCGATCTGAGGCGCATCTTACAGATCTTTTGGAATCCGTTTGTGGTGAAATTTCAGAGAATTATGTTGAAGCAAAAGATTCCAAAACTGGAAAGAAATC GTTGAAGCGAATGGTAACACATGATGGAAAAATGTCATCAGATGTTGATTTTAGCCAGCTGATGCAAGAAACGCAAGCTCAAGGTGACGCACCACCAgatacaaaatcaaaaaaagttaaatttgca TGCGAAACAATCATAGAAGATTTTGAAGATGAGATTTTGCACCACTTTAAGAATGGTCATGAAGACGCTAGCATGAAAATTTGTGCTGATGTTGCTG ACTATTGTGATGCAGAAGAAACAAATAAGGATGAATTATGA
- the LOC143465464 gene encoding sec1 family domain-containing protein 1-like, with the protein MSFSIRDKQTYALKSMFNLGRGPIRKHLAEPEWKVVIYDQFGQDIISPLLSVADLRELGVTLYLPLHSVRDAIPDVAALYFVIPTEESIRRICQDMHDQLYDNYYFNFISGIPRSKLEDLASAALHANAESQVAKVYDQYVNFVTLEKHLFILKNKVDETSYFSLNKANLKDYEMSSITDSIVESLYSVFVTIGSIPIIRCPTGNAAEVVAEKLDKKLRENLRDTRNSFFTSIPNAMSEGGQPMSSFQRPLLLIVDRSLDLATPLHHTWTYQAMIHDVLDLHLNTVTIQEAPKEGNPARKSHKYNLSQTDKFWQMHMGNPFPEVAEAVQEEIEEYKTHEEEVQRLKAAMGLAGEDGPVDISDNTAKLTSAMSSLPELLEKKRLIDMHTTIATSVLSSIKERKLDEYFEMEEKLMSKTTTDKSVLDFINDPEGGEAEDKMRLFIIYYISQPSNSDINIDQFEQALEAAGCDMAPLKYIKRWRQYVMPSTNTQQQLRGGGTKTIGMFSHLMSTGSQFVMEGVKNLVVKKHNLPITKILDSLMELKSSSDVENYRYFDPKLTRAVDPGVGRSKMPYNDAIVFVVGGGNYIEYHNLMDYVKNKPGKRVSYGCCELLNATEFLQELSLLGKEM; encoded by the coding sequence ATGTCATTTTCAATTCGAGATAAACAGACTTATGCTTTGAAGTCTATGTTTAATCTTGGACGAGGACCAATTCGGAAGCATTTGGCTGAACCTGAATGGAAAGTTGTAATTTATGATCAGTTTGGTCAAGATATAATTTCTCCACTTCTGTCAGTGGCAGATTTACGTGAACTTGGGGTGACCCTATACCTACCACTTCATTCTGTGCGAGATGCTATACCTGATGTTGCAGCactatattttgtaattccaACAGAGGAAAGCATTCGACGAATTTGCCAAGATATGCATGATCAGCTTTATGACAACTActattttaactttatttctgGGATTCCTCGGAGCAAACTAGAGGACCTAGCAAGCGCTGCACTACATGCAAATGCAGAGTCGCAAGTTGCTAAAGTGTATGACCAGTATGTTAATTTTGTCACCTTAGAAAAGcacttgtttattttaaagaacAAAGTAGATGAAACGTCATACTTCAGCTTAAACAAAGCAAATCTAAAAGACTATGAAATGTCGAGTATTACAGATTCTATTGTAGAAAGCTTGTATTCGGTTTTTGTTACTATTGGAAGCATTCCAATTATACGATGTCCCACAGGAAATGCAGCTGAAGTTGTTGCTGAAAAGCTTGACAAGAAGCTGAGAGAAAATTTGCGTGACACAAGAAATAGTTTTTTCACTTCCATTCCAAATGCAATGTCCGAAGGTGGTCAACCAATGTCAAGCTTTCAAAGACCTTTGCTCCTGATTGTTGATCGAAGCCTTGACTTGGCAACTCCCCTACACCACACATGGACTTACCAAGCTATGATACATGACGTGTTAGATCTTCATTTGAATACTGTAACTATCCAGGAAGCACCAAAAGAAGGAAATCCAGCTCGGAAAAGTCACAAGTATAACTTGAGTCAAACTGACAAATTCTGGCAAATGCATATGGGAAACCCATTCCCAGAAGTTGCTGAAGCAGTCCAGGAGGAGATTGAAGAGTACAAGACCCATGAAGAAGAAGTCCAAAGGCTTAAAGCTGCTATGGGTCTGGCAGGAGAGGATGGACCAGTAGACATATCAGATAACACTGCCAAGCTCACATCAGCCATGAGTTCCCTTCCAGAATTGCTGGAAAAGAAACGTTTGATTGACATGCACACAACGATTGCCACATCAGTTCTCAGCAGCATCAAGGAAAGAAAGCTAGATGAGTATTTTGAAATGGAGGAAAAACTGATGAGCAAAACCACTACAGACAAATCAGTGCTGGATTTTATCAATGACCCAGAGGGCGGCGAGGCTGAAGACAAGATGCGACTCTTTATAATTTATTACATTAGCCAACCAAGCAATAGCGACATCAACATAGATCAGTTTGAGCAGGCCCTGGAGGCAGCTGGTTGCGACATGGCTCCATTGAAGTATATAAAACGATGGAGACAGTACGTTATGCCATCCACCAATACACAACAACAACTTCGTGGAGGGGGAACAAAAACAATTGGCATGTTTTCTCATCTGATGAGCACTGGATCACAGTTTGTTATGGAAGGTGTTAAGAACTTGGTTGTAAAAAAGCACAATCTTCCGATTACAAAAATCTTGGACTCGTTGATGGAGCTAAAATCTTCATCTGATGTCGAAAACTACCGGTATTTTGACCCTAAGTTAACCAGAGCTGTCGATCCTGGTGTAGGAAGATCGAAGATGCCTTACAATGATGCCATTGTGTTTGTTGTTGGTGGTGGGAATTACATTGAATATCATAACCTTATGGACTACGTTAAAAATAAACCTGGAAAGAGAGTGTCCTATGGATGTTGTGAACTATTAAATGCTACAGAGTTTCTTCAAGAACTTTCGCTTTTGGGAAAAGAAATGTGA